Proteins from a genomic interval of Ignavibacteriota bacterium:
- a CDS encoding ABC transporter permease, which translates to MAVPYKYMIKNFKTRKLTTIITIGGIALVVFVFAAVLMMAYGVEKTLISTGSPENVKVQRKSSQGEISSLIDGDTQNIIKSLPHIAKEANGTPIFSAEPVVVINLDKKGGGVSNITVRGVSPVVLDLRPQLKIVEGKMFNPLLRELIVGKSITDKFEGAEVGSKIKFAGDYWLVVGKFEADGSGFESELWGDASQLLNAFNRGNTVSTITLKLDNINSFDAFKSSFAADKRLHEYEVMSEKRFFEMQSEILAMFIRILGTFITVIFSFGAIIGAAITMYAAVSNRTIEIGTMRSLGFSRKSILTVFVTEALLISLIGATVGLFLASFLQLITISTLNWNSFADLSFSFALNPSIIISCLLFAALMGLVGGFFPAVRASRLNIVKALRGG; encoded by the coding sequence ATGGCTGTCCCTTATAAATACATGATCAAAAATTTTAAGACGCGAAAACTAACAACAATAATTACTATCGGCGGTATCGCGTTAGTAGTGTTTGTTTTTGCCGCTGTTTTAATGATGGCTTATGGAGTTGAAAAAACTCTTATATCAACCGGATCACCTGAAAACGTTAAAGTACAAAGAAAATCTTCACAAGGTGAAATTTCGAGTTTAATTGATGGTGATACGCAAAATATTATTAAATCACTTCCCCACATCGCAAAAGAAGCAAATGGAACTCCGATATTTTCTGCCGAACCAGTTGTAGTTATTAATTTAGATAAAAAAGGTGGCGGCGTCAGCAATATAACAGTTAGAGGTGTTTCTCCGGTTGTATTGGATTTGAGACCGCAGTTAAAAATTGTAGAAGGTAAAATGTTCAATCCATTATTACGGGAACTAATTGTAGGTAAATCCATAACGGATAAATTTGAAGGCGCGGAAGTTGGAAGCAAGATTAAATTTGCTGGAGATTATTGGTTAGTTGTTGGAAAATTTGAAGCGGACGGAAGCGGTTTTGAATCGGAACTTTGGGGCGATGCTTCACAGTTGTTAAATGCATTCAATCGCGGCAATACGGTTTCAACAATAACTCTTAAACTAGATAACATTAACAGCTTTGATGCCTTTAAGAGCTCATTTGCCGCGGATAAAAGATTACACGAATACGAAGTAATGTCCGAAAAAAGATTTTTTGAAATGCAGTCTGAAATCTTGGCAATGTTTATTAGAATATTGGGAACATTCATAACAGTGATTTTCAGCTTCGGAGCAATAATAGGAGCAGCAATTACAATGTATGCCGCGGTTTCCAATAGAACAATTGAAATCGGTACAATGCGGTCACTTGGTTTCAGCAGAAAAAGTATTTTAACGGTTTTTGTAACGGAAGCTTTATTAATTTCTTTAATAGGCGCCACAGTGGGACTTTTCCTCGCGTCATTTTTACAGTTAATAACAATCTCCACTTTAAACTGGAATTCATTTGCCGATCTTTCATTTTCATTTGCGTTAAACCCATCGATAATAATTTCATGTTTATTATTTGCAGCTTTAATGGGCTTAGTCGGAGGATTCTTCCCTGCAGTTAGAGCTTCAAGATTAAATATTGTTAAAGCTTTAAGAGGCGGATAG
- a CDS encoding ABC transporter permease — translation MKVFKLIFKNALRHKLRSALTIIGIAIAIIAFGLLRTVVTVWNSGVDAASANRLITRQAVSFIFPLPASYQNKIESISGVVKTSGANWFGGVYKDKNNFFARMAVDDKYFEVYPEFLISKNELDVYKKNRNSCIIGAETAKQYNIKVGDQVVLDGDIYPGRWEFIVAGIYTPRDQNTDATQMLFHYEYLNERMLQESPGRENEIGWYIIQIDEPKNSAKISAQIDNLFKNSTAETKTETERAFTQGFVAASSAIITSMNFMSFAIIGIIMLVLANTMIMAARERTREYAVFKTLGFSAKHLTGLILGESLFISFLGGGLGLLLLFPLVDGFSKAMPKGFFPYFFIEPVTIILAVVAVLLVGLISAAFPIQRALSTKIVDGFRYVG, via the coding sequence ATGAAAGTTTTCAAATTAATTTTTAAAAACGCGTTAAGGCACAAACTAAGAAGCGCCTTAACTATTATTGGAATTGCGATCGCAATTATTGCTTTTGGATTGCTGAGAACGGTAGTTACAGTTTGGAATTCCGGTGTAGACGCGGCAAGCGCAAATAGATTAATTACGCGTCAAGCAGTTTCATTCATTTTTCCGTTGCCTGCTTCTTATCAAAATAAAATTGAAAGCATTAGCGGTGTAGTTAAAACTTCAGGAGCAAATTGGTTCGGCGGAGTTTACAAAGACAAGAATAATTTCTTTGCCAGAATGGCTGTTGATGATAAATATTTTGAAGTGTATCCGGAATTTTTAATTTCAAAAAATGAATTGGATGTTTATAAAAAGAATAGAAATTCGTGTATAATTGGAGCTGAAACCGCAAAACAATATAATATTAAAGTTGGTGATCAGGTTGTTTTAGACGGCGATATTTATCCCGGAAGATGGGAATTTATTGTTGCCGGAATTTACACTCCAAGAGATCAAAACACAGACGCTACACAAATGTTATTTCATTATGAATATTTAAATGAAAGAATGCTGCAAGAAAGTCCCGGCCGAGAAAATGAAATCGGTTGGTACATTATCCAAATTGACGAACCTAAAAATTCGGCAAAAATTTCCGCTCAAATAGATAATTTATTTAAGAACTCCACAGCGGAAACAAAAACTGAAACCGAACGCGCATTTACTCAGGGATTTGTAGCGGCGTCAAGCGCAATAATTACCTCAATGAATTTTATGTCTTTCGCGATTATTGGAATTATAATGCTGGTTTTGGCAAATACGATGATAATGGCGGCAAGGGAAAGAACGAGAGAATACGCAGTATTTAAAACACTCGGATTTTCCGCAAAACATCTTACAGGATTAATTTTAGGAGAGTCTTTGTTTATTTCATTTTTAGGCGGAGGACTTGGCTTATTATTGCTCTTCCCTCTTGTCGATGGATTTTCAAAAGCAATGCCCAAAGGATTTTTCCCTTATTTTTTTATTGAGCCGGTAACAATAATTTTGGCGGTTGTCGCTGTTCTTTTAGTCGGACTAATATCGGCGGCTTTTCCAATACAAAGAGCGTTAAGCACAAAAATTGTTGACGGATTTAGATATGTCGGTTAA
- a CDS encoding ABC transporter ATP-binding protein, which produces MSDLIQVKNLSKSYWRNSLEIPVLSNLTLSVKENEFLALMGPSGSGKTTLLNIIAGIDRPTNGSVEIGGTDIAKLNESALAKWRSSNIGFVFQFYNLIPVLTAFENFELPLLLTKLTKAERKKHVETALTIVGLGDRIYHYPKQLSGGQEQRVAIARAIVTDPSLLVADEPTGDLDKNSAEEILTLMERLNKEFNKTIVMVTHDPHAADRASRLLHLDKGVLSNNGQNS; this is translated from the coding sequence ATGTCAGACTTAATTCAAGTAAAAAACCTTTCCAAATCATACTGGAGAAACAGTTTAGAAATACCGGTTTTATCTAATTTAACGCTTAGCGTAAAAGAAAATGAATTCTTAGCATTAATGGGACCATCCGGTTCCGGTAAAACAACTTTATTGAATATTATTGCCGGAATTGACAGACCAACAAACGGAAGTGTGGAAATTGGCGGAACAGATATAGCGAAATTAAATGAATCCGCGTTGGCAAAATGGCGTTCATCCAACATTGGATTTGTATTTCAATTTTATAATCTTATTCCGGTGTTAACCGCTTTTGAAAATTTTGAACTTCCGCTTCTGTTAACAAAATTAACAAAAGCCGAAAGAAAAAAACACGTTGAAACGGCATTAACTATTGTTGGACTCGGAGATAGAATTTATCATTATCCAAAACAGCTTTCCGGAGGTCAAGAACAAAGAGTTGCGATTGCGAGAGCGATAGTTACCGATCCTTCACTTTTAGTTGCAGATGAACCGACCGGAGATTTGGATAAAAATTCTGCCGAAGAAATTTTAACATTAATGGAAAGATTAAATAAAGAATTTAACAAAACAATTGTTATGGTAACGCACGATCCTCACGCGGCTGATAGAGCAAGCAGATTACTGCATCTTGATAAAGGAGTTTTGTCAAACAACGGACAAAATTCATAG
- a CDS encoding efflux RND transporter periplasmic adaptor subunit, with the protein MATAVLQSNAQSNAVLTASGYVVAQRKAAIASKGTGRLVYLGVVEGDKVKTDQIIARLENNDINAQLEQAKANLKLNEASLLEAENTFKRETQLFNSGLSSQSALDAAQANYYKVLASIDVAKATVLSAEVSMENTVIRAPFDGTVLTKNADVGEIVAPLAASVNSKSAVVTIADMTSLQVEADVSESNIEKIEPNQDCQITLDAYPNVNYAGYVAKIVPTGDRGKATVMVKVGFKNYDNKVLPEMSAKVLFLRDAMKSEIEEKKPNLVIPKSAIMENTVYKIRDTKAYKVNITTGKDFGTYIEVTSGLQSGDEVIENLTSDIKEGTKVKINK; encoded by the coding sequence ATTGCAACGGCTGTTTTACAATCTAATGCTCAAAGCAATGCCGTACTCACTGCAAGCGGCTATGTTGTTGCACAAAGAAAAGCGGCAATAGCTTCAAAAGGAACCGGAAGATTAGTTTACTTAGGTGTAGTTGAAGGTGATAAAGTTAAAACTGATCAAATTATTGCACGACTTGAGAATAATGATATCAATGCTCAACTTGAACAAGCAAAGGCAAATTTAAAATTAAACGAAGCATCGCTGCTTGAAGCTGAAAATACTTTTAAAAGAGAAACTCAGTTATTTAATTCAGGATTATCAAGTCAATCCGCTTTGGATGCCGCGCAAGCAAATTATTATAAAGTCTTAGCGTCAATTGACGTTGCTAAAGCCACGGTTTTATCCGCAGAAGTATCAATGGAAAATACTGTTATCCGTGCTCCCTTTGATGGAACGGTTTTAACTAAAAACGCGGATGTCGGTGAGATTGTTGCGCCATTAGCTGCAAGCGTTAATTCTAAATCCGCGGTTGTTACAATTGCCGATATGACTTCGTTGCAGGTTGAAGCTGATGTAAGTGAATCAAATATCGAAAAAATTGAACCAAACCAAGACTGTCAAATTACTTTGGATGCTTATCCAAATGTAAATTATGCGGGTTATGTTGCCAAAATTGTTCCAACGGGAGATAGAGGTAAAGCAACGGTTATGGTAAAAGTCGGTTTTAAAAATTATGATAACAAAGTGCTGCCGGAAATGAGCGCAAAGGTTTTGTTTTTGAGAGATGCAATGAAATCTGAAATTGAAGAAAAAAAACCGAATTTAGTAATTCCAAAATCTGCAATTATGGAAAATACTGTATATAAAATTAGAGATACCAAAGCGTACAAAGTTAATATAACAACAGGTAAAGATTTTGGAACTTACATAGAAGTTACAAGCGGATTGCAAAGCGGCGATGAAGTTATTGAAAACTTAACTTCGGATATTAAAGAAGGTACAAAAGTAAAAATTAATAAATAA